Proteins encoded within one genomic window of Mya arenaria isolate MELC-2E11 chromosome 13, ASM2691426v1:
- the LOC128215265 gene encoding hepatic lectin-like — MVSEAESANTVSHMCHDKRNICEKHNCRQHSSHLVHANNANENAFLKDFMAKLQTHQWWLGLTDEVVEGVWKWFDTDTVAEFTDFTSHEGNDGFAVDCAMFDSN; from the exons atgGTTTCAGAGGCAGAATCTGCAAATACTGTCAGCCATATGTGCCATGATAAAAGGAACATTTGTGAGAAG CATAACTGTCGTCAACACAGCAGCCATCTCGTGCATGCGAACAATGCCAACGAGAATGCCTTTCTCAAAGACTTTATGGCCAAATTACAAA CGCACCAGTGGTGGCTTGGGCTAACTGATGAAGTTGTGGAAGGCGTTTGGAAGTGGTTTGACACTGACACAGTGGCAGAGTTCACAG ATTTTACCTCACATGAAGGAAACGATGGTTTCGCTGTCGACTGTGCAATGTTTGATTCCAAC